A section of the Candidatus Dojkabacteria bacterium genome encodes:
- a CDS encoding GIY-YIG nuclease family protein — translation MYKASEIIKNKSILPREPGVYIYRNSAKKVIYVGKAKSLRNRVSSYFTSKDALGEKTTALVAEISYIEFIEVRNELEAFILEANLIKKYMPHYNSMGKDGKGYKHIFIQNLKEEINGKPEVIASVGSTHEKRYKGAKYYGPYPQGNIVNNVLRLIRHVFPYRNCSQSKFRKYQRLNRPCLYGEIGLCTGPCARKEGLLENRTNVSRIRKILKSGYSSYMAELERKRKYYSNKEQYENAKTVNEHIKELESFSYTRVTPYEYEDNPNLIEDIRNSRVKGISKGFDVENSQPFRVECYDISNIMGEWATGSMVVSTNGQLDKSSYRKFRIKYTKGISDFHMMKEVLKRRLNHPDWPVPKILLIDGGKGQVGKVLEAVKELLLKVPKDVQKKEYHNLWKTVKVVGIFKPHDYFVMENLSGPLNWRVIRPDRREEWYSHLRNLRDEAHRFAKSYHKKLRKVVSKE, via the coding sequence AAAGTCATATATGTAGGTAAAGCGAAATCTCTTAGAAACAGGGTTAGTTCATACTTTACAAGTAAGGATGCCTTAGGTGAAAAAACCACTGCCCTTGTTGCCGAAATATCTTACATCGAATTTATCGAGGTTCGTAACGAGCTAGAGGCATTTATTCTTGAAGCTAACCTCATTAAAAAGTACATGCCACACTACAACAGTATGGGCAAAGACGGCAAGGGTTATAAGCATATATTCATTCAAAATTTAAAGGAAGAGATTAATGGTAAGCCGGAGGTTATTGCATCGGTCGGAAGTACCCATGAAAAAAGGTATAAGGGAGCTAAGTATTACGGGCCTTATCCTCAGGGGAATATTGTGAATAATGTGCTTAGGCTTATTCGTCATGTTTTTCCGTATAGAAATTGTAGTCAAAGCAAGTTTAGAAAATATCAACGATTAAACCGTCCTTGTTTGTATGGTGAGATTGGCTTGTGTACAGGTCCATGTGCACGCAAAGAAGGGCTTCTGGAAAACAGAACTAATGTTTCACGCATTAGAAAGATTCTTAAAAGTGGATATAGTAGCTATATGGCTGAATTAGAGAGAAAACGTAAATATTATTCAAACAAGGAACAATATGAAAACGCAAAAACAGTTAACGAACACATTAAAGAGCTTGAATCATTTTCGTACACACGTGTTACACCTTATGAATATGAAGATAATCCAAACCTTATTGAAGATATCCGTAACTCCAGAGTAAAAGGAATTTCAAAGGGGTTTGACGTTGAGAATTCGCAGCCATTCAGGGTCGAATGTTATGATATTTCAAACATCATGGGAGAATGGGCAACTGGATCAATGGTTGTATCTACAAACGGTCAGCTCGACAAAAGCAGCTATAGAAAGTTTCGGATTAAATATACCAAGGGTATTAGTGATTTTCACATGATGAAAGAGGTTTTAAAGCGTAGGCTTAACCACCCCGATTGGCCGGTGCCTAAAATTCTTCTTATTGATGGTGGAAAAGGTCAGGTTGGTAAAGTACTTGAAGCCGTTAAGGAATTATTGTTAAAGGTTCCCAAGGATGTCCAAAAGAAGGAATATCATAATTTATGGAAAACCGTAAAAGTAGTTGGAATTTTTAAGCCTCACGATTACTTTGTTATGGAAAACTTGAGTGGACCTTTAAACTGGCGGGTAATAAGGCCTGATAGAAGGGAAGAGTGGTACAGTCATTTGCGAAATCTTCGTGACGAAGCCCACCGTTTTGCTAAAAGTTATCACAAGAAGTTGAGGAAGGTTGTCAGCAAGGAGTAA